In Listeria monocytogenes, the following proteins share a genomic window:
- a CDS encoding helix-turn-helix transcriptional regulator — translation MKVSNKVKQLREERKIGQNELALALEVSRQTIHAIEKGKYNPSLELSLKMARYFHLTIEEIFQLEEN, via the coding sequence GTGAAAGTTAGTAACAAGGTGAAACAGTTGCGGGAAGAAAGAAAAATCGGCCAAAATGAATTAGCTCTAGCATTAGAAGTATCAAGGCAAACGATTCATGCCATTGAAAAAGGTAAGTATAACCCTAGTTTAGAACTGAGTTTGAAAATGGCGCGCTACTTTCACCTAACAATAGAAGAGATTTTTCAACTGGAGGAGAATTAG
- a CDS encoding FtsW/RodA/SpoVE family cell cycle protein: MSSAIFEEYLGKVIAKVKSKQAHSMIKKELNNHLEELSDSFQKRGLSLEDADKKAMQEMGDPSAVGKNMNQLHKPRMDWLLIALFILLAGIGFLPLMSDVVSPNSFFIKKQIVWLALAILALIGFLFFDYRKLKNLWMYFYAAALILFFISFFVGTRLIGGGIWLSFGGIMINGPAISLYLFLIAWAGNFTKVTDFKGWKKLVGLLILFWLPVIFYIMLSQFVFSIIYFLCVLVMSIFYYRRNQFAIKVALGNLLVGIIFISTMILKFSSSYLSDNLISVKAILSQAGWFGKGLHNNLTIPEAHTDFVFPFLVYSFGWVFGIFLCLLLLVFILRISLNAFKTKDLFGRLLTIGGAVLFTVPAFWNILMGLGIVPIMVVPLPFISYGGSMLLVYAALLGLILNVYRRKDIVEPTI, encoded by the coding sequence ATGAGTTCTGCTATATTTGAGGAATATTTAGGTAAAGTAATAGCTAAAGTAAAATCCAAACAAGCCCACAGTATGATTAAAAAAGAGCTTAATAATCACCTAGAAGAGCTAAGTGACTCCTTTCAAAAGAGAGGATTATCCTTAGAAGATGCGGATAAAAAGGCAATGCAGGAAATGGGAGATCCCTCGGCTGTTGGCAAAAACATGAATCAGCTTCATAAACCAAGAATGGATTGGCTCCTTATTGCGTTATTTATCCTACTTGCCGGTATTGGTTTTCTTCCACTGATGAGTGATGTAGTATCACCTAATTCTTTCTTTATAAAAAAACAAATCGTCTGGCTCGCCCTTGCGATTCTTGCTCTGATTGGATTTCTTTTCTTTGATTATAGAAAACTAAAAAATTTATGGATGTATTTTTACGCGGCTGCCTTAATCCTATTTTTCATATCTTTTTTTGTCGGTACTAGGCTTATTGGCGGAGGAATATGGCTTTCTTTCGGGGGTATTATGATTAATGGTCCAGCTATATCCTTATATTTATTCTTGATAGCGTGGGCTGGTAATTTCACCAAAGTTACTGACTTTAAAGGTTGGAAAAAACTAGTAGGTCTACTAATCCTATTTTGGCTCCCAGTTATTTTCTACATTATGCTCAGCCAATTTGTATTTAGTATTATATACTTTTTATGTGTATTAGTGATGTCTATTTTTTATTATCGTCGTAACCAATTTGCCATTAAAGTAGCGCTTGGTAATTTGCTTGTAGGTATTATTTTCATTAGTACGATGATTCTTAAATTCTCTAGTAGCTATCTCTCGGATAATCTCATATCTGTGAAAGCTATCCTTTCGCAGGCTGGTTGGTTCGGCAAGGGACTTCACAACAATCTGACAATCCCTGAAGCACATACAGATTTTGTCTTTCCATTCCTTGTCTACTCTTTTGGCTGGGTATTCGGAATTTTCCTTTGTCTATTACTGCTTGTATTTATATTGCGGATTTCATTAAACGCTTTTAAAACAAAAGATTTATTCGGCAGATTATTAACAATCGGAGGGGCTGTATTATTTACTGTTCCAGCTTTTTGGAATATTCTTATGGGGCTTGGAATAGTTCCAATCATGGTAGTACCCCTGCCGTTTATCAGTTATGGGGGAAGCATGTTACTAGTTTACGCTGCACTACTCGGTCTTATCCTAAATGTTTACCGGCGAAAAGATATTGTAGAACCCACAATATAA
- a CDS encoding sigma-70 family RNA polymerase sigma factor: MTELEEIGIHINSIENTEQIISQLMDNYSDDVLHLVFSYVKNRTTAEDLTQEIFIKCYEKLDQFNNKSSIKTWLYRIAINHCKDYLGSWHYRKLNFSEKIWDYLPSKTKHVEEEIIAKDVANSLMSAVMDLPVKYREVVFLHYYEELSLANISKITGVNSNTLKTRLKHARELLKTKMKKEV; this comes from the coding sequence ATGACTGAACTTGAAGAAATAGGAATTCATATTAATAGCATAGAAAATACCGAACAAATAATCAGCCAATTAATGGATAACTACAGCGATGATGTACTACATCTAGTTTTTTCTTATGTAAAGAATCGAACGACAGCGGAAGATTTAACGCAAGAGATATTTATTAAATGCTACGAAAAGCTAGATCAGTTTAATAATAAGTCATCCATAAAAACGTGGCTATATCGAATTGCTATTAATCACTGCAAAGATTACTTGGGTAGTTGGCATTACCGCAAACTAAATTTCAGCGAAAAAATTTGGGATTATCTCCCATCCAAGACAAAACACGTTGAAGAAGAAATTATCGCAAAAGATGTAGCAAACAGCTTAATGAGCGCTGTTATGGATTTGCCCGTAAAGTACAGGGAAGTTGTTTTCTTACATTACTACGAAGAACTCTCTTTAGCGAATATCAGCAAAATTACTGGTGTAAACAGCAATACATTGAAAACCAGGTTAAAACACGCCAGAGAATTATTAAAAACCAAGATGAAAAAGGAGGTTTAA
- a CDS encoding cell envelope integrity protein TolA — protein sequence MTGLGTLLFLVGIGVLIFGLVSFRKRNWPRKKTQIIIISSILAIIIGVGIIPTTDEEASTEEPTKQEEKTEKVDNTPVLKAETTFTTDDEGTLVVKGKTNPGAEVTLDFVDIPDAVTTADEDGAFSLSVNQLDKAQDAVLSIAIDGQTKEQTLKLALTPAYETKLAEKAEAERVAAEKAEAERVERERVAAEEKRAADAKLAAEKKAEEARVAAEKKAAEEKRVAAERSKAAAAAQPDTSNEQGQMVYITATGKKYHYDQNCRGLNNSNGETAVTVAQAKARGLTLCKFEQ from the coding sequence ATGACGGGATTAGGAACTTTATTGTTTCTAGTAGGTATTGGTGTGTTGATTTTTGGGCTTGTGAGTTTTAGAAAGAGAAACTGGCCTCGTAAAAAAACACAAATTATCATTATTAGTTCTATTTTAGCTATTATTATTGGGGTTGGAATTATTCCGACCACAGACGAAGAAGCCTCCACTGAAGAACCAACTAAACAAGAAGAAAAAACAGAGAAAGTGGATAATACCCCTGTTTTAAAAGCAGAAACGACTTTTACAACAGATGATGAAGGAACGTTGGTAGTCAAAGGGAAAACCAATCCAGGTGCAGAAGTAACACTTGATTTCGTTGATATTCCTGACGCTGTAACGACAGCTGATGAGGACGGCGCTTTCAGTCTTTCTGTAAATCAACTGGATAAAGCACAAGATGCAGTTCTCTCTATTGCCATTGACGGTCAAACGAAAGAACAAACACTTAAATTAGCGCTAACCCCTGCTTACGAAACAAAACTTGCGGAGAAAGCTGAAGCAGAGCGAGTTGCGGCTGAAAAAGCAGAGGCCGAACGTGTAGAACGCGAACGTGTAGCCGCCGAAGAAAAACGCGCAGCTGATGCAAAATTAGCGGCTGAAAAGAAAGCCGAAGAAGCTCGTGTGGCAGCAGAGAAAAAAGCAGCGGAAGAAAAACGGGTTGCAGCAGAACGCTCAAAAGCAGCGGCCGCAGCACAACCAGACACGAGTAATGAACAAGGCCAAATGGTTTACATCACTGCTACCGGAAAAAAATACCATTATGACCAAAATTGTCGTGGCTTAAATAATTCAAACGGCGAAACTGCTGTGACAGTAGCTCAAGCAAAAGCGCGAGGCTTAACTTTATGTAAATTTGAACAATAA
- a CDS encoding DUF1149 family protein translates to MDIVTNKIVVEKYNFETIVEENEQFENKIELEVHEVEPVNGNVELMSKGKIFKITIPFLLVLENFRIDGRISRIIQLKDFFGDFSDLEAVDVEGLSNPLIDYIKRLTYDVTEIAFDEPGVSLDFNANHNS, encoded by the coding sequence ATGGATATCGTAACTAATAAGATTGTCGTAGAAAAGTATAATTTTGAAACAATCGTGGAAGAAAATGAGCAATTCGAAAACAAAATTGAATTAGAGGTCCATGAAGTAGAGCCAGTCAATGGAAATGTGGAACTTATGTCAAAAGGAAAAATTTTTAAAATAACGATTCCTTTTTTATTAGTCCTTGAAAATTTCCGAATTGACGGTAGAATCAGCCGTATTATTCAATTAAAAGACTTTTTTGGAGATTTTTCCGATTTAGAAGCTGTAGATGTTGAAGGGTTATCCAATCCGCTAATTGACTACATCAAACGCTTAACATATGATGTAACAGAAATCGCGTTTGATGAACCGGGAGTTAGCTTGGATTTTAACGCTAATCATAATAGCTAG
- a CDS encoding PadR family transcriptional regulator: protein MDDPFSNLKDSIKKDFEGFSFSEERKNAVKETIRKKQSHLELQYWKEETLRNILDSLHDEAKHGYEISTQLFQKNELSFKNNEGQLYILLHLLENKKILSSKWIEDKKYYSLTAKGKKFVATFERRGSKQHGSLKNLIEEASL from the coding sequence ATGGACGATCCATTCTCTAATTTAAAGGATTCTATAAAAAAAGATTTTGAGGGTTTTTCTTTTTCCGAGGAGCGAAAAAATGCAGTAAAAGAAACAATCCGGAAGAAGCAATCACACTTAGAACTTCAATACTGGAAAGAAGAAACGCTTAGAAACATTTTAGATTCACTGCACGATGAAGCAAAGCATGGCTATGAAATTTCCACCCAACTATTTCAAAAAAATGAACTTAGCTTCAAAAACAATGAAGGTCAGCTTTATATCCTGTTACATCTACTTGAAAACAAGAAAATCCTCTCATCAAAATGGATAGAAGATAAGAAATATTATTCCCTAACTGCAAAAGGGAAAAAATTTGTAGCAACTTTTGAACGAAGAGGCTCTAAGCAACACGGATCACTGAAAAATTTAATAGAGGAGGCTTCTTTATGA
- a CDS encoding VOC family protein: MKIEHVALWTTNLEQMKQFYVTYFGATANDLYENKTKGFTSYFLSFEDGARLEIMSRTDVTGKTTGENLGWAHIAISTGTKEAVDELTEKLRQDGFAIAGEPRMTGDGYYESVVLDPEGNRIEITW; the protein is encoded by the coding sequence ATGAAAATAGAACATGTTGCATTATGGACAACTAATTTAGAACAAATGAAGCAATTTTACGTCACTTATTTTGGTGCAACGGCCAATGATTTATATGAAAACAAAACAAAAGGCTTCACTTCTTACTTTCTTTCATTTGAAGATGGAGCAAGACTTGAAATTATGAGTCGGACGGATGTAACAGGAAAAACAACTGGAGAGAACTTAGGCTGGGCGCACATCGCTATTTCAACAGGAACGAAAGAAGCAGTAGATGAGCTAACTGAAAAACTAAGACAAGATGGTTTTGCAATTGCGGGTGAACCGAGAATGACCGGGGACGGATACTACGAAAGTGTCGTGCTAGACCCAGAAGGTAATCGAATCGAAATTACATGGTAG
- a CDS encoding polysaccharide deacetylase family protein: MKIRWIRISLVTILIIAVVFVGVIGFQKYQFSKSRNKVIMQMDRLMKDQDGDNFRRLDKKEDGVEIISYIPKTATKEDNEIIQKEIEKAKAEEVKKLNRDKDKQGIIFYTYQKEKMAEQVVSYKAVQSEYVKEGKTKFVLKDKKDICQNIVTDAETGALLTLGEVLIKNDETKLNLKSAVEQELIKTGDYAVKDVGNLGNIKSLVKWDQTDFELTNSELIVPVEIPGSSEPKKVKVQLANIASSVNKRYLPSSVKVPEVPKAKTNKRIALTFDDGPSASVTPGVLDTLKRYDVKATFFVLGSSVVQNPGLVKRELDEGHQVGSHSWDHPQLTKLSKQEVYNQILQTQKVVFDQTGYFPTTMRPPYGAVNKEVAEEIGLPIIQWSVDTEDWRNKNAGVVTQKVLAGATDGAIVLMHDIHKTTAASLDETLKQLKSQGYEFVTIDELYGEKLQIGKQYFDKTESRMVK; encoded by the coding sequence GTGAAAATTAGGTGGATTAGAATTTCACTAGTTACGATTCTCATTATTGCCGTGGTTTTTGTTGGTGTAATAGGATTCCAAAAATACCAATTTTCAAAGTCGCGCAACAAAGTAATAATGCAGATGGATAGACTAATGAAAGACCAAGATGGAGATAATTTTCGCCGCTTGGATAAGAAAGAGGATGGAGTAGAAATTATTTCTTATATTCCTAAAACAGCTACGAAGGAAGACAACGAAATTATCCAGAAAGAGATTGAAAAGGCCAAAGCCGAAGAAGTGAAGAAGCTTAATAGAGACAAAGATAAGCAAGGGATTATTTTTTACACTTATCAAAAAGAAAAAATGGCCGAACAGGTAGTATCTTACAAAGCAGTTCAATCTGAGTACGTAAAAGAAGGTAAAACTAAATTCGTACTTAAAGATAAAAAAGATATTTGCCAAAACATTGTTACTGATGCAGAAACAGGGGCTTTATTAACACTTGGGGAAGTATTAATAAAGAACGATGAAACAAAGCTGAACTTAAAATCAGCTGTAGAGCAAGAACTAATTAAAACTGGAGATTATGCTGTAAAAGATGTTGGGAATCTTGGCAACATTAAGAGTTTAGTGAAATGGGATCAAACAGATTTCGAACTTACTAACTCTGAATTAATCGTACCAGTAGAAATACCTGGAAGCTCTGAACCTAAAAAAGTAAAAGTACAACTTGCTAATATTGCTAGCTCTGTGAATAAACGTTACTTACCAAGCAGCGTAAAAGTTCCAGAAGTACCAAAAGCAAAAACCAACAAGCGTATTGCACTTACTTTTGATGATGGACCAAGTGCTTCCGTAACACCAGGAGTACTTGATACGTTGAAACGCTATGATGTAAAAGCGACATTCTTCGTACTCGGCTCTAGTGTTGTTCAAAATCCTGGTTTAGTAAAACGTGAATTAGATGAAGGACACCAAGTTGGTAGTCACTCATGGGATCATCCACAATTAACTAAACTATCTAAGCAAGAAGTTTACAACCAGATTCTACAAACACAAAAAGTTGTATTTGATCAAACGGGTTATTTCCCAACTACAATGCGTCCTCCTTATGGGGCAGTAAACAAAGAGGTTGCTGAAGAAATTGGACTTCCAATTATTCAGTGGTCTGTTGATACAGAAGATTGGAGAAATAAAAATGCTGGGGTAGTAACGCAAAAAGTCCTTGCAGGTGCAACGGATGGCGCGATAGTATTGATGCATGATATCCACAAAACAACTGCTGCAAGCTTAGACGAAACGTTGAAACAACTGAAAAGTCAAGGATACGAGTTTGTGACTATTGACGAACTTTATGGCGAGAAATTGCAAATTGGGAAGCAATATTTCGACAAAACAGAGTCAAGAATGGTGAAATAA
- a CDS encoding ZIP family metal transporter, with amino-acid sequence MLNYLSSLNPVLLALLAGIFTWACTAAGASLVFFFKNLNKKWGNVMLGFAAGVMLAASFWSLLAPAIEMSKDLGKFSFVPALIGFLLGGIFLRVIDRIIPHLHFGFPEQAKEGPKTSLRKSILLVLSITIHNIPEGAAVGVAFGAVITGDTETLITAIVLALGIGIQNFPEGAAVSIPLRGEGLSRGKSFWYGQLSAVVEPIFAVIGAVLVVFVTPILPFALAFAAGAMIFVIVEELIPESQVEGSADLATAATMAGFAVMMVLDVALG; translated from the coding sequence TTGTTAAATTACTTATCATCACTAAATCCGGTATTGTTAGCACTTCTTGCCGGGATTTTTACATGGGCATGTACAGCAGCAGGAGCTTCACTCGTATTTTTCTTTAAAAATCTAAATAAAAAATGGGGCAATGTTATGCTAGGATTTGCTGCAGGCGTTATGCTCGCAGCAAGCTTCTGGTCGCTTCTTGCCCCTGCAATCGAAATGAGTAAAGATTTAGGGAAGTTTTCTTTTGTTCCAGCGCTTATTGGTTTTTTGCTTGGGGGAATATTTTTACGTGTAATTGATCGTATTATTCCGCATTTGCATTTTGGTTTCCCAGAGCAAGCAAAGGAAGGTCCAAAAACGTCCCTTCGAAAAAGTATCTTACTCGTTCTTTCTATTACTATCCATAATATTCCAGAAGGCGCTGCTGTCGGGGTAGCTTTTGGCGCAGTGATAACTGGAGATACAGAGACGCTTATTACAGCAATCGTTTTAGCGCTTGGTATTGGGATTCAAAACTTTCCAGAGGGAGCAGCAGTATCCATTCCACTGCGAGGAGAAGGGTTATCAAGAGGGAAGAGTTTCTGGTATGGTCAACTTTCGGCGGTAGTTGAACCGATTTTTGCTGTCATTGGAGCAGTGTTAGTTGTGTTTGTAACGCCTATTTTACCGTTTGCGCTTGCTTTTGCAGCGGGAGCAATGATTTTCGTTATTGTAGAGGAGTTAATTCCGGAATCTCAAGTAGAAGGTTCGGCCGATTTAGCGACTGCCGCAACAATGGCAGGATTTGCTGTAATGATGGTTTTAGATGTTGCTTTAGGGTGA
- a CDS encoding Cof-type HAD-IIB family hydrolase: MIRAISVDMDGTFLDGNGEYDRARFERIYEELVKRDVKFIVASGNQYYQLKSFFPGKDEELFYVAENGAVIFHQGELRSVNRFDERLVQKILRTLIQEYQDLQVILCGVKSAYLLKAADPDFKAFAKKYYFELQEVDSFNVLPDDTFIKFALDVEVAKTGQIVEDLNQTFAGEIRAVSSGHGSIDIIIPGVTKGNAIQQLLNEWQVAPDDLLAFGDANNDIEMLRLTPNSYAMHESSPEVLATAKHVAPSNKEAGVLQVIEEYMKKSQRP, from the coding sequence ATGATTAGAGCGATTTCTGTAGATATGGATGGGACTTTTTTAGATGGAAATGGTGAATATGATCGTGCTAGATTTGAGCGGATTTATGAAGAATTAGTGAAGCGTGACGTTAAATTTATAGTTGCGAGCGGGAATCAATATTATCAGCTTAAATCATTTTTTCCTGGGAAGGATGAGGAGCTTTTTTATGTCGCTGAAAATGGTGCGGTTATTTTTCATCAAGGAGAACTTCGGAGTGTGAATCGTTTTGATGAAAGATTAGTGCAAAAGATTTTGCGGACGTTGATTCAAGAGTATCAGGATTTGCAAGTGATTCTTTGTGGGGTGAAGAGTGCGTATTTATTAAAAGCGGCGGATCCGGATTTTAAAGCATTTGCGAAAAAGTATTATTTTGAGTTGCAAGAGGTGGATTCGTTCAATGTGCTTCCGGATGATACTTTTATCAAATTTGCGCTTGATGTGGAAGTGGCTAAGACTGGGCAAATTGTCGAGGATTTGAACCAAACGTTTGCTGGCGAAATTCGCGCTGTGTCGAGTGGGCATGGGAGCATTGATATTATTATTCCGGGTGTGACGAAAGGGAACGCGATTCAGCAACTATTGAATGAATGGCAAGTGGCGCCAGATGATTTACTCGCTTTTGGTGATGCGAATAATGATATCGAAATGTTGCGATTAACTCCAAATAGTTACGCCATGCATGAAAGCAGTCCGGAAGTTCTTGCTACTGCGAAACATGTGGCTCCTTCTAATAAGGAAGCGGGCGTATTACAAGTTATTGAAGAGTATATGAAAAAAAGCCAAAGACCATGA
- the rph gene encoding rifamycin-inactivating phosphotransferase, producing the protein MKPYVLKFQEIQPHSEALVGGKGMNLGACSNIEGVHVPAGFCLTTEAYKRTLAENNEFTQLLQRLSSLKTSDMDAIREISETIRTLIQHTQIPSEITSDMDAALLDVGGYEMPFAVRSSATAEDLPHTSFAGQHDTYLNIIGRDALLQHISMCWASLFTERAIIYRIQNHFDHRKVQLAVVIQQMISPEASGILFTADPITSNRKSLSIDASFGLGEALVSGLVSADSYTVQENTITNKIIAKKKLAIYSLKEGGTETRPLEESQQTTQTLTDQQILQLAKLGRKIETHFGKPQDIEWCLAEGVFYIVQSRPITTLYPIPEVSEPGNRVYISVAHQQMMTDAMKPLGLSFYLMTTPATMYTAGGRLFVDITQSLSAKVSRDMMINSLGQSDPLIKDALLTVINKKGFLPPLPTEENPSQTPVSGKPPVRSIPDSSSVFELVRNSENSIKHLKQSIETKSGSDLFDFIVEDLEELKRVLFNPTSIDAIMAGMDASAWLNEHIYQWLGEKNVADKLSESAPNNITSQMGLELLDVADVIRPYPAVRAYLEQTKNPDFMNELATLEGGAETKKALEDYLQKYGMRCAGEIDLTKTRWIENPLTLIPLILSNIKNFEPGASMHKFAQGEKEAFHKEQEILRRLQELPDGEQKAMETKEKIDILRHFIGYREYPKYGMINRYFIYKLALLRAGEQLVKDGILQEQEDIYFLYFEELREVVRTGQVDYELINARKRDFATFEKLSPPRILTSDGEMINGEYKRENLPKDAILGLPVSSGTVEGRARVILNMEKADLEDGDILVTAYTDPSWTPAFVSIKGLVTEVGGLMTHGAVIAREYGLPAVVGVENATTVIKDGQQIRINGTEGYIEILD; encoded by the coding sequence ATGAAACCATATGTACTAAAGTTTCAAGAAATACAGCCGCATTCAGAAGCACTTGTCGGTGGTAAAGGAATGAATTTAGGCGCTTGTTCTAATATCGAAGGAGTACATGTTCCCGCAGGTTTTTGCCTGACAACAGAAGCTTACAAGCGAACCTTAGCGGAAAACAATGAATTTACGCAACTGCTCCAACGCCTTTCTTCCCTAAAAACAAGTGACATGGATGCTATTCGAGAAATCAGCGAAACGATTCGAACACTTATTCAACATACACAAATCCCCTCTGAAATAACGAGTGATATGGATGCTGCACTTTTAGATGTGGGTGGGTATGAGATGCCTTTCGCCGTGCGTTCTAGCGCCACTGCCGAGGACCTTCCCCACACTTCCTTTGCCGGGCAACATGATACGTATTTAAATATTATTGGTAGAGATGCTTTATTACAACATATCAGTATGTGCTGGGCTTCTTTGTTTACTGAACGCGCGATTATTTATCGCATTCAAAATCATTTCGATCACCGTAAAGTCCAACTTGCCGTCGTTATTCAACAAATGATTTCCCCCGAAGCATCCGGAATCCTATTTACGGCTGATCCAATTACATCGAATCGTAAATCCCTCTCTATCGATGCAAGTTTTGGATTAGGTGAAGCGCTTGTTTCCGGTTTAGTTTCTGCTGACTCATACACAGTCCAAGAAAATACTATTACGAACAAAATAATCGCTAAGAAAAAACTGGCCATTTATAGCCTAAAAGAAGGCGGAACAGAGACTCGCCCACTTGAAGAATCACAACAAACTACGCAAACATTAACCGACCAACAAATTTTACAACTTGCTAAACTTGGTAGAAAAATCGAAACTCATTTTGGCAAACCGCAAGATATTGAATGGTGTTTAGCAGAAGGTGTTTTTTACATTGTTCAGAGTCGACCTATCACGACTTTATATCCAATTCCAGAAGTAAGCGAACCCGGCAATCGTGTTTATATTTCTGTTGCACATCAGCAAATGATGACTGACGCGATGAAACCACTGGGACTTTCCTTTTATTTAATGACGACTCCCGCCACGATGTATACAGCAGGAGGACGGTTGTTTGTCGATATTACTCAAAGTCTGTCAGCCAAAGTTTCTCGAGACATGATGATCAATTCACTCGGTCAATCAGACCCACTTATTAAAGATGCCTTACTCACTGTAATTAACAAAAAAGGATTCCTGCCTCCACTACCAACCGAGGAAAATCCAAGTCAGACACCCGTTTCTGGAAAACCACCCGTTCGTAGCATTCCTGATTCATCTAGCGTTTTTGAATTAGTTCGAAACAGCGAAAACTCTATAAAGCACTTGAAGCAATCCATCGAAACGAAAAGCGGATCTGATTTGTTTGATTTTATCGTAGAGGATTTGGAAGAATTAAAGCGAGTTTTATTTAATCCTACTAGTATTGATGCCATTATGGCCGGTATGGACGCTTCAGCTTGGTTAAATGAACATATTTACCAGTGGCTGGGAGAAAAAAATGTGGCCGATAAACTGTCAGAATCGGCCCCAAACAATATTACTTCACAAATGGGACTTGAATTATTAGATGTAGCTGACGTCATTCGCCCCTACCCTGCTGTCAGAGCCTATTTAGAACAAACGAAAAACCCTGATTTCATGAATGAACTAGCTACTTTAGAAGGTGGTGCAGAAACCAAAAAAGCGCTAGAAGATTACCTTCAAAAATACGGGATGCGCTGTGCGGGTGAAATTGACTTAACTAAAACACGCTGGATTGAAAACCCGTTAACGCTTATTCCGCTGATTTTAAGTAATATCAAAAACTTTGAACCCGGCGCGAGTATGCACAAATTTGCTCAAGGAGAAAAAGAAGCTTTCCATAAAGAACAAGAAATCCTAAGACGTTTGCAAGAGCTGCCGGACGGGGAACAAAAAGCGATGGAAACAAAAGAAAAAATCGATATTTTACGTCATTTCATCGGCTATCGTGAGTATCCTAAATACGGGATGATTAATCGCTACTTTATTTACAAACTGGCTTTACTTCGAGCTGGCGAACAACTTGTAAAGGATGGCATTCTGCAAGAGCAAGAAGATATTTATTTTCTTTACTTTGAGGAACTGCGCGAAGTCGTGCGTACTGGTCAAGTTGATTACGAACTTATTAATGCTCGAAAACGTGATTTCGCCACTTTTGAAAAATTATCACCACCGCGCATCCTTACTTCTGACGGGGAAATGATTAATGGTGAATACAAGCGCGAAAATCTCCCTAAAGACGCCATTCTTGGACTTCCAGTTTCATCAGGGACAGTTGAAGGTCGCGCTCGCGTCATTTTAAATATGGAAAAAGCGGATTTAGAAGATGGCGATATTCTAGTTACGGCTTATACTGACCCTAGTTGGACGCCCGCATTTGTATCTATTAAAGGGCTTGTGACCGAGGTTGGCGGGCTTATGACGCACGGAGCAGTGATTGCCCGCGAATACGGTCTTCCCGCTGTAGTAGGTGTCGAAAATGCAACTACCGTTATAAAAGATGGCCAGCAAATTCGCATCAATGGGACAGAAGGCTATATTGAGATTCTTGATTAA
- a CDS encoding NusG domain II-containing protein: MRQYMKMVRPFDFVIIILLILGSFLPLILFSVAEAKHVGDDVVAVISQDGKVIREIPLTGHKGNEQFTIKGKGAQYNLMEVDGERIRIKEDNSPDQVGVKMGWKSKAGDTIVCLPHKVFVEIKSTNKKSKDPDTDLIVPN; this comes from the coding sequence ATGCGTCAATATATGAAAATGGTACGTCCGTTTGATTTTGTAATTATTATTTTACTGATCTTGGGTTCGTTTTTACCACTAATATTATTTTCTGTCGCTGAAGCAAAGCACGTGGGCGATGATGTCGTAGCAGTTATTTCACAAGATGGCAAAGTGATTCGGGAAATCCCGCTAACTGGGCACAAAGGAAATGAGCAGTTTACGATTAAAGGAAAAGGCGCGCAATATAATTTGATGGAAGTAGATGGCGAACGGATTCGAATAAAAGAAGACAACAGCCCAGACCAAGTAGGCGTCAAAATGGGCTGGAAATCCAAAGCCGGTGACACCATTGTTTGTTTACCACATAAAGTTTTCGTAGAGATAAAATCGACAAACAAAAAAAGCAAAGACCCCGATACAGATTTAATTGTGCCGAATTAA